The nucleotide window CCTCCAGGGCGCCGGCGGCGCTCGACGCGGTGATGACCTCGCAGCCCCAGCCCTTCAGCAGCAGTTCCATGCCTTCGAGGATGGCCGGCTCGTTGTCGATGGCGAGGACGGTGAGCCCGTCCAGCTGTGCGCCGCGGCGGGTCGGCGCGGGGACGGCCTGCGGCTCCTCCGGCATGGAGACGGCCACCGGCAGGTCGACGCTGAAGGTGGAGCCCTTGGACGGCTGGGAGGTGACGTCCACCTTGTGCTCCAGCACCCGGGCGATGCGTTCCACGATGGAGAGGCCGAGTCCGAGCCCGCGCGCCACCTTGGCGCCCTGGTCGAGCCGCTGGAACTCCTGGAACACCACCTTGTACTTGGAGCGCGGGATGCCCACCCCGGTGTCGTGCACCTCCACCCGCAGCCGGCCCGCGTGGCGGCGGCAGCCCACCAGCACGCGCCCGTGGGGGGTATATTTCACGGCGTTGGAGATCAGGTTCTGCAGGAGCCGGCGCAGCAGCCGCCGGTCCGAGCGCACGGCGAGCGAGCACGGCACGAAGGTGAGTTGGAGATTCTTCTCCCGCGCCAGCGGGGCGAATTCCATCTCCAGCGGCTTCAGGATGTCGGCGATGCGGAACGGCGCGATCTCCGGCCGCATCACGCCCGAGTCGAGGCGGGAGATGTCGAGCAGGGCGGAGAGGATCTCCTCCACCGATTCCAGCGAGGCATCCACGTTGCCGGCGAGGCGCTCCTCCTCCGGTCCCCGCGCCCGCTCCACCATGGTGGTCACGTAGAGCCGGGCGGCGTTGAGCGGCTGGAGGATGTCGTGGCTCGCGGCGGCGAGGAAGCGCGTCTTGGAGAGGTTGGCTTCCTCCGCCTCGGCCTTGGCCTTCTCCAGCGCTCCGTTGAGGCGCTCCAGCTCCTCGGTGCGCTCGCGGACGCGGCGTTCCAGATTCTCGTTGGCCCGCTCCAGGGCCAGGGCGGCTTCCACGGAAGCGGTGATGTCGGTGAAGGTGACGGCGATGCCGCTGTCGGGCATGGCATCGGACCGCGCCTCGATCACCGCGCCGCGCTGGTGCAGGCGCTCGGAGAAGTCGGGGCTGGGATGGGCGTAGCGGGCGATGCGCGCGCCCACCCCCGCAGCGCTCCCCTTGGCCTCGTCGTCGGCGGGGGCGGAGGCGAGGATGTCGGTCAGCGGCACGCCCACCGCGTAGCATTCGGCCGGCAGGTCCAGCATCTGGCCGAACTGGCGATTCCAGCACACGAGGCGCAGGTCGCGGTCGAACACGGCGATGCCCTGGCGCACATGGTCGATGGCGCTCTGCAACAGCTCGCGATTGTACTGGATGGCGGCGGAGGCATCGTCGAGCAGCTTCAAGGCCGCCTTGGTGGAGACGGTGCGCTTGCGCAGCAGCAGTGACAGCACGATGCGCGAGGAGGCCGCCCCCACCGCCGAGGCCAGCAGGTGCTCGGCATAGCGCACCATGCCGGCGTCCGCCTCCCGGTGCGGATCGAGGATGAAGCCGTGCTGGCGGGCGTAATTCTCGAAGGCGGCGCGGGCCCGCTCGGCGCCGAGATAGCGTTCCACCGTCGCCATGACCTCGCCCAGCGTGACCGAGGAGCGCCAGCGCAGGAAGGCCGGGCGCATCTGCCCGCGGTCGCCGCCACCGGCGAACAGGCGGGCCTGCACCCGCTCGATCTGGCTCGGCTGGGTGAGGAGGGACACCACCACCAGCACCAGCGTGTTGATGCCGAGGCTCCAGGCCACGCCATGGGCCAGCGGCGTGGCGGAAAGGCCGAGCAGCGCCGTGGGCTTCAGCAGCCATAGCCCGAACGGGCCATTCTGCACCACGGTGGAGGAGATGAGGCCGGCCTCGGCAAGGCTCGGCAGCAGCAGCGTATAGGCCCACAGCGCGCTGCCGGTGAGGATGGCGGCGATGGCGCCGTTGGCGGTCGCGCGCTGCCACAGGATGCCGGCGGCAAAGGCCGGTCCCACCTGGGCGATGGCGGCGAACGACAGGAGGCCGATCTGGGCCAGCTGCGCGTCGCCGGTGATGCGGTGGTAGAGATAGGCGGCCAGCACGATGACGAAGATGGCCACCCGCCGTACCATCAGCAGCACGCTGGTCATGTCGTCGGGCGGGCCGCCGTCGGCCTTGGCGGCGCGGCGGCGCAGCAGCAGGGGCATCACCAGGTCGTTGGAGACCATGATGGCGATGGCCACCGATTCCACGATCACCATGGCGGTGGCCGCCGAGAGCCCGCCGACGAAGGCGAGCAGCGCGATGGTGTCGAAGCCGGCGGCCAGCGGCACCGCCAGCACATAGACATCGCTGTCCACCATCTGCAGCGGGAACAGGGTCATGCCGGCGAGGGCGAGCGGCACCACGAACAGGTTGATGAGCACCAGATAGAGCGGGAACAGCCAGCGCGCCCGGTGGATCTCCTCCTCGCCCTTGTTCTCCACAACCGCCACGTGGAACTGGCGTGGCAGCAGCATGAAGGCGCCACCGGAGAGCACCATCATGGTCAGCCAGTTGCCGAGCGGGAAGCCGTGCTCGAACGGGGCGGTGACGCCGGCTTCGCGCGCCGCGTACCACAGCTCCACGGGGCCGTCGAAGATGAGGAAGGTGACGACGATGCCGACGGCAAGGAAGGCCGCGAGCTTCACCAGGGATTCGGTGGCGATGGCGAGCATCAGGCCGTCCTGGTGCTCGGTGGCGTCGGTGTGGCGGGTGCCGAACAGGATGGCGAAGGCGGCCATGGCGCAGGCCACGAACAGCGCAAGGTCGCCCACCACCGTGCCGCGCCCGTGCTCCCCGGCGAAATGGCCGAGCATGGCCACGAGGGAGGCCGAGACCGCCTTGAGCTGCAGCGAGATGTAGGGAATGGCGCCGACGATGGCCACCAGCGCCACCAGCGCCGCGATGCCCTGGTTCTTGCCGTAGCGCGCCGCGATGAAGTCGGCGATGGAGGTGATGTTGTTGGCCTTGGCGAGGCGCACCACCCGCATGAAGACGGGGGCGCCCACAGTCATCAGGATGATGGGGCCAAGATAGATGGTGAGGAAGTCAAAGCCCTGGGTGGTGGCAAGCCCCACAGAGCCGAAGAATGTCCACGAAGTACAGTATACCGCTAGCGACAGCGAATAGATCATGGGTCGCGGCGCGCGCCGCGCCGCCTTCGGCCGCAGCCGGTCGCCATAGCTCGCGATGGCGAACAGGAAGCCGATGTAGGCCAGCGCTGCGAAGATGACGACCGAGGCCCGAAGCATGTCTCCCGTCCGGCGGCCCGATCAAAGGCCTGCCCGTTCGCTTGTTGTCATTGAAGCCAACTCATCACTCGCGGGCGGCCTTGTCCAGCGCCGGATTCCCGGAGGGTGCGGATGCAGCCAAAGGTCGTAATCGCGGCGCCAAGGCATTGTGCGACTGCGATAAAATACCCGCGCGATGAGGGTTTTTAGGGGGCACTGCAGAAAAATCTACAATCTCAGGTTTTATGCCATGAGCTATCATGATATTCTGGACAAGTTCCACTCGGAAAAATCGGTATTGGCTCTGTCAGGGGGGTTCCAATGCATGACCGTGTTTCGCTGTCTAAGTTTGTCGCTGATCGCTTGAGAGTCGAGTTCGACAGAATTAAAAGACAATACGAATCCAGTAGTCCAATCCGAAATTTTGTGGTGGACGATGTTCTGCCTCCGGATGTCGCTCTTGCGATTTATGGAAAATTCCCGTCCGGAAACAATATGCGGCTCAACAAATCCTTGCGTGAGCTCAAGTTTATCTCCGCACAGATGAATGAACATGACCGGTTGCTGGAGGAGGCGATCTATGCCTTCCAAGAGCCGGAGATCGTTGAAATCATCAGCGATGTCGTCGGCAAGCACGATATGGTTCCGGACGACAATCTCTATGCGGGCGGTATCTCGTTAATGGCGCCGGGGCACTTCCTCAATCCCCATCTCGACAATTCACACGACAAGGATCGCCGGTTGTGGCGCAATCTCAACCTGCTGTATTATGTATCGCCGGACTGGCCCGAGGATAAGGGCGGCAATCTCGAGCTTTGGCCTGAAGGGCCGAAGAAAAAACAGATCACAATCCACTCGAAGTTCAATCGGCTCGCGGTGATGGAAACCCATCACGAGACGTGGCACTCCGTCAGCCCCATCACCAACACGGCCAGCCGTTGCTGCGTCTCGAATTATTACTTCGGCCCCACGCCGATGCATCCGGAACAGGAGTTCCACGTCACCTCGTTCCGTGGTCGTCCGGAGCAGCCTGTGCGGGATATCGTGCTGCAGGCCGACATCGCCGCGCGGTCGGCCGTTCGCGCGCTGTTTCCGCAGGGCGTGGTCGAGAACAAGCACAAATATATCAAGTAGGAGGGCGCCGGCGTCTGCGCCTGCGATCCGGTAGACGGGGTTGGCCCCCTGGTGCCGTCCGTTGCGGGCCGGGAGCGCGTGCGTCCGCGCGCGCTCCCGCGGCTGCGGCGTCCGCTATGGCGACAGGAAGAAATCCACCGCCAGCGCCACCACCGGCGGTTGCCAGGCATGGGGGCCGTTATATTCCATGAAGGTCACATCGTAGCCGGCGTCCTTGAGCAGGGCCGCGTGCACCCG belongs to Xanthobacter autotrophicus Py2 and includes:
- a CDS encoding integral membrane sensor hybrid histidine kinase (PFAM: Na+/solute symporter; response regulator receiver; ATP-binding region ATPase domain protein; histidine kinase A domain protein~KEGG: rpa:RPA0853 sensor histidine kinase, possible proline sensor PrlS) yields the protein MLRASVVIFAALAYIGFLFAIASYGDRLRPKAARRAPRPMIYSLSLAVYCTSWTFFGSVGLATTQGFDFLTIYLGPIILMTVGAPVFMRVVRLAKANNITSIADFIAARYGKNQGIAALVALVAIVGAIPYISLQLKAVSASLVAMLGHFAGEHGRGTVVGDLALFVACAMAAFAILFGTRHTDATEHQDGLMLAIATESLVKLAAFLAVGIVVTFLIFDGPVELWYAAREAGVTAPFEHGFPLGNWLTMMVLSGGAFMLLPRQFHVAVVENKGEEEIHRARWLFPLYLVLINLFVVPLALAGMTLFPLQMVDSDVYVLAVPLAAGFDTIALLAFVGGLSAATAMVIVESVAIAIMVSNDLVMPLLLRRRAAKADGGPPDDMTSVLLMVRRVAIFVIVLAAYLYHRITGDAQLAQIGLLSFAAIAQVGPAFAAGILWQRATANGAIAAILTGSALWAYTLLLPSLAEAGLISSTVVQNGPFGLWLLKPTALLGLSATPLAHGVAWSLGINTLVLVVVSLLTQPSQIERVQARLFAGGGDRGQMRPAFLRWRSSVTLGEVMATVERYLGAERARAAFENYARQHGFILDPHREADAGMVRYAEHLLASAVGAASSRIVLSLLLRKRTVSTKAALKLLDDASAAIQYNRELLQSAIDHVRQGIAVFDRDLRLVCWNRQFGQMLDLPAECYAVGVPLTDILASAPADDEAKGSAAGVGARIARYAHPSPDFSERLHQRGAVIEARSDAMPDSGIAVTFTDITASVEAALALERANENLERRVRERTEELERLNGALEKAKAEAEEANLSKTRFLAAASHDILQPLNAARLYVTTMVERARGPEEERLAGNVDASLESVEEILSALLDISRLDSGVMRPEIAPFRIADILKPLEMEFAPLAREKNLQLTFVPCSLAVRSDRRLLRRLLQNLISNAVKYTPHGRVLVGCRRHAGRLRVEVHDTGVGIPRSKYKVVFQEFQRLDQGAKVARGLGLGLSIVERIARVLEHKVDVTSQPSKGSTFSVDLPVAVSMPEEPQAVPAPTRRGAQLDGLTVLAIDNEPAILEGMELLLKGWGCEVITASSAAGALEAVRLTRKMPDVALVDYHLDDGHGIDAVMSLRWKLGKLPAVLITADRSKKVRDAARAADMEILSKPLKPAALRALLAHWRLARSAAE
- a CDS encoding conserved hypothetical protein (KEGG: ana:alr5242 hypothetical protein), which translates into the protein MHDRVSLSKFVADRLRVEFDRIKRQYESSSPIRNFVVDDVLPPDVALAIYGKFPSGNNMRLNKSLRELKFISAQMNEHDRLLEEAIYAFQEPEIVEIISDVVGKHDMVPDDNLYAGGISLMAPGHFLNPHLDNSHDKDRRLWRNLNLLYYVSPDWPEDKGGNLELWPEGPKKKQITIHSKFNRLAVMETHHETWHSVSPITNTASRCCVSNYYFGPTPMHPEQEFHVTSFRGRPEQPVRDIVLQADIAARSAVRALFPQGVVENKHKYIK